A DNA window from Turicibacter sp. TJ11 contains the following coding sequences:
- a CDS encoding ABC transporter substrate-binding protein — translation MKKAWKLALGAAMALALVTGCSGNETEGSGKKQLVVSTWGLSQDVWEQEVKIPFEEKFDCELVLEIGGTNERYTKLANNPNASVDIVELSQSAAANGYEAGLFESIDYSKIPNATSLIEPAAKLAEDGFGAAYTVNSIGIIYNPDAVGFEINDWSDLWNPALEGKISIPDITTTFGPAMVYVANDFANGDIEADQGEAAFKALEELKSNIVKTYAKSSDLANMFASGEIAVAVVGDFGIPTIEQAQPNVKFVVPASGTYANFNTVDINKNSQNKELAYEYVNWRLSQELQSTTAVSLNEAPTNKDVVLTEDVAQNKTYGEVAENAKVINYSFVNPLLNNWIDQWNRIVNR, via the coding sequence ATGAAAAAGGCATGGAAATTAGCATTAGGAGCTGCAATGGCACTAGCACTTGTAACTGGATGTTCAGGAAATGAAACAGAAGGTTCAGGGAAAAAACAATTAGTTGTTTCAACGTGGGGATTAAGTCAAGATGTATGGGAACAAGAAGTTAAAATTCCATTTGAAGAAAAATTTGATTGTGAATTAGTATTAGAAATTGGTGGAACGAATGAACGTTACACTAAATTAGCTAATAATCCAAATGCTTCAGTTGATATCGTTGAGTTATCACAATCAGCAGCAGCTAATGGATATGAAGCTGGATTATTTGAATCAATCGATTATTCAAAAATTCCAAACGCTACTTCATTAATTGAGCCAGCAGCAAAATTAGCTGAAGACGGATTTGGAGCTGCTTATACAGTAAACAGTATTGGGATTATTTATAACCCAGATGCTGTTGGATTTGAAATTAATGACTGGTCTGATTTATGGAATCCAGCATTAGAAGGTAAAATTTCAATCCCAGATATTACAACAACATTTGGACCAGCAATGGTTTATGTAGCTAACGATTTTGCAAATGGAGATATTGAAGCAGATCAAGGTGAAGCTGCATTTAAAGCATTAGAAGAATTAAAATCAAATATTGTTAAGACATATGCAAAGTCAAGTGACTTAGCTAATATGTTTGCTTCAGGTGAAATTGCAGTTGCAGTTGTTGGAGATTTTGGAATCCCTACTATTGAGCAAGCACAACCCAATGTAAAATTCGTTGTTCCTGCATCAGGAACGTATGCTAACTTCAACACAGTTGATATTAATAAAAATTCTCAGAATAAAGAATTAGCTTATGAATATGTGAACTGGCGTTTAAGCCAAGAGCTACAAAGTACAACAGCAGTTAGCTTAAATGAAGCACCAACTAATAAAGATGTTGTCTTAACTGAAGATGTAGCACAAAATAAAACTTATGGTGAAGTAGCAGAGAATGCTAAAGTAATAAACTATTCATTTGTTAATCCATTATTAAATAATTGGATTGATCAATGGAACCGTATTGTTAACCGTTAA
- a CDS encoding ABC transporter ATP-binding protein: MAFVELNDIRVTYDGKNDILKGLNLQMQEGELVSLLGPSGCGKTTTLRVIAGFIDIADGDFLVDDDNFTKIPVHKRNFGLVFQSYALFPHLTVKDNVAFGLKLRKMDKKQIEEKVDHMLEVCGLLEYKDRLPKQLSGGQRQRVALARALVIEPKLLLLDEPLSNLDAKLRIQMRVEIKRIQKALGITTVFVTHDQEECFAISDRVAVMNKGIIEQYDTPENIYARPKTEFVARFIGFENFIPMKHQEGNTFLSENLIFTVSELPETTTTLGTIRPDDIEIVKEQKENCLTGVVQVRTFLGKSYQYEVQTKVGKIVVNHDGADVYEINDELTLHLPPNKIVLV; encoded by the coding sequence ATGGCATTCGTAGAATTAAACGATATTCGCGTCACTTATGATGGAAAAAATGATATTTTAAAAGGATTAAACTTACAGATGCAAGAAGGTGAATTAGTGTCTTTACTTGGTCCAAGTGGATGTGGTAAGACAACAACTTTACGCGTCATTGCAGGTTTTATTGATATAGCAGATGGGGACTTCTTAGTTGATGATGATAATTTTACTAAGATTCCAGTTCATAAACGTAATTTCGGTTTAGTTTTCCAAAGTTATGCCTTATTTCCGCACTTAACTGTAAAAGATAACGTAGCTTTTGGATTGAAGCTTCGTAAAATGGACAAAAAACAAATCGAAGAAAAAGTTGATCACATGTTAGAAGTCTGTGGATTATTAGAGTATAAAGATCGCTTACCTAAACAATTATCAGGTGGACAACGTCAACGTGTTGCATTAGCCCGTGCTTTAGTCATCGAGCCTAAACTATTATTGCTCGATGAACCATTAAGTAACTTAGATGCAAAACTTCGCATTCAAATGCGTGTTGAGATTAAACGAATTCAAAAAGCATTAGGAATTACAACAGTCTTTGTTACACATGATCAAGAGGAGTGCTTTGCAATTTCTGATCGTGTGGCTGTCATGAATAAAGGGATTATTGAACAATATGATACACCTGAAAATATTTATGCTAGACCAAAAACAGAGTTTGTTGCTCGTTTTATTGGCTTTGAAAACTTTATTCCGATGAAGCACCAAGAAGGTAACACATTCTTAAGTGAGAATTTAATATTTACGGTATCAGAATTACCTGAAACGACAACAACACTTGGAACAATTCGCCCAGATGATATCGAGATTGTTAAGGAACAAAAAGAAAACTGTTTAACAGGTGTCGTTCAAGTTCGTACGTTCTTAGGGAAGAGCTATCAGTATGAAGTTCAAACAAAAGTCGGAAAAATTGTTGTAAATCATGATGGAGCAGATGTTTATGAGATTAATGATGAATTAACCTTACATCTTCCGCCTAACAAAATCGTTTTAGTTTAA
- a CDS encoding ABC transporter permease has product MRKHKMLTLISMFVFAFLFFPLVIITVTAFGTENTISFPIKGFTFDWFVKALTSKTFMDSFYLSFKLAFISTLIALVIGIPAAYGMSRYSVRGKKLLKNFFLSPTIVPGIVIGYALFQFLVIKLQLPVFQGLLFGHFLVVLPYIIRIVGASLEQFDFSIEEVAWSLGCNKIQTFFKIVLPNISSGIISSFLLAFINSFNNIPVSMFLTGPGISTLPTALMNYIEYYYDPTVSAVSVLLMVATIIIMFIVEKTLGINSLAK; this is encoded by the coding sequence ATGCGTAAACATAAAATGTTAACATTAATTTCAATGTTCGTTTTTGCTTTTCTGTTTTTTCCATTAGTTATTATTACAGTCACAGCTTTTGGAACAGAAAATACGATTTCATTTCCGATTAAAGGATTTACTTTTGATTGGTTCGTTAAAGCATTAACGTCAAAAACATTTATGGATTCTTTCTATTTAAGTTTTAAACTAGCGTTTATATCAACTTTAATTGCGTTAGTCATTGGAATTCCTGCTGCTTATGGGATGTCACGTTACTCAGTTAGAGGAAAGAAGTTATTAAAAAATTTTTTCTTATCTCCAACAATTGTTCCTGGAATTGTTATTGGATACGCCTTATTCCAGTTCTTAGTGATTAAACTTCAATTACCAGTTTTTCAAGGGTTATTATTTGGACACTTCTTAGTTGTATTACCTTATATTATCCGAATCGTTGGGGCATCACTAGAGCAATTTGACTTCTCAATTGAAGAAGTTGCTTGGAGTTTAGGATGTAACAAGATCCAAACATTCTTCAAGATTGTTTTACCAAACATCTCAAGTGGAATTATTTCGAGTTTCTTATTAGCTTTCATTAATTCATTTAATAATATTCCAGTTTCTATGTTCTTAACAGGACCGGGTATTTCAACTTTACCAACGGCTTTGATGAACTATATTGAATATTATTATGACCCAACGGTATCAGCTGTTTCAGTCTTACTAATGGTGGCAACAATTATTATTATGTTTATTGTAGAAAAAACACTTGGAATTAATTCATTGGCAAAATAG
- a CDS encoding ABC transporter permease, translating into MKKNSAYVLMVPGFVLLLLFLMLPLCSILWPTIFTNGLSLNQYISFFQDEYYLEIFYRTLKISLISTLVCTLFGVPTAYFISRCSTKWKGLLIAISIFPLLTNSVVRSFAWINILGKNGVINNALMSLGIIEQPISMLYTEFAVLVGTIYLFLPIMIITLVGVMDNIDNDMMEAAESLGANRLTAFIKVVLPMSVPGMITGAVLVFTGSLTAYTTPQLLGGNKALVLPTLIYQRAMALNDWTGASVIAAIMIVATLIVMKGLNFVAARIDKRGELDA; encoded by the coding sequence ATGAAGAAAAATTCGGCTTATGTTTTAATGGTTCCAGGATTCGTCCTACTATTGTTATTTTTAATGTTGCCATTATGTTCAATCTTATGGCCAACAATCTTTACTAACGGATTATCTTTAAATCAGTATATTTCATTCTTCCAGGATGAGTACTATTTAGAGATTTTCTATCGAACGCTGAAAATCTCCTTGATTTCTACCTTGGTTTGTACACTATTTGGAGTGCCGACCGCATATTTTATTTCTCGTTGTTCAACAAAATGGAAGGGTTTATTAATTGCTATTTCAATCTTCCCATTATTAACGAACTCCGTTGTTCGTAGTTTTGCTTGGATTAATATCCTAGGTAAAAATGGGGTTATTAATAATGCATTAATGAGCTTAGGTATTATTGAACAGCCAATTAGTATGCTTTATACTGAGTTTGCTGTCTTAGTCGGAACAATTTATTTATTCTTACCAATTATGATTATTACTTTAGTGGGAGTAATGGATAATATTGATAACGATATGATGGAGGCAGCTGAAAGCTTAGGAGCTAATCGTTTAACAGCTTTTATAAAGGTTGTTTTGCCGATGAGTGTTCCAGGAATGATTACAGGAGCAGTTCTTGTTTTTACTGGATCATTAACAGCATACACAACGCCACAGCTTTTAGGTGGTAACAAAGCATTAGTTTTACCAACTTTAATCTATCAACGTGCCATGGCCTTAAATGATTGGACAGGTGCAAGTGTAATTGCAGCGATTATGATCGTAGCGACACTTATTGTTATGAAGGGATTAAACTTCGTAGCTGCAAGAATAGATAAGCGAGGTGAACTAGATGCGTAA
- a CDS encoding glycerophosphodiester phosphodiesterase family protein, translating to MYKKYLTLALNQQHKVSCQLPLVKDKCQIEVKILLEEKLLDLSGLDVEIKTALLQDKKILKSYEVMPSKIGHLSIELMNNDLELDVKVPCQLNIYDQDKLLGSALFDLVFFEPAVKNTRKKESVHVKTVPTASQVRMIAHRGLSLLAPENTLPAYELAGKYGYYGAECDIHETKDKEFILLHDDLLNRTTTGSGKPEHYTLEELKALLVNEGHQIKNYPHLKIPTLQEFLMVCKRSGLVPVIEIKDMKSDSVSHLLKIIRQFENLSHVIIISFSKEIVTEVRKQSDEIQIQWLADLTSENIDYCANYQMGIDSSKKKVSKEMIDYAHSKGVMVNTWTVDSGEQMQDLIKMGVDFISTNILMHRHLLRSSGKVKSYILDNRVSYLACLHPSINKDGDNRWKWHKSGILEIKGNHEAKKILQLKLPAMNIGDVVSVSFFYRYIGGDEVSVALEYIESDGISLIERRMNTESVDDWRFFESQLIVLNDVTGMKDYYNLLIGSWQMSSSHFMIRDVRVKVDYM from the coding sequence ATGTATAAAAAATATTTAACGTTAGCTTTAAATCAACAACATAAGGTGAGTTGTCAATTACCTTTAGTGAAGGATAAGTGCCAAATTGAAGTTAAAATACTTTTAGAAGAAAAATTACTCGATTTATCAGGATTAGACGTAGAGATTAAAACTGCTCTGTTGCAAGATAAAAAAATTTTAAAATCATATGAAGTCATGCCTTCAAAAATTGGGCATCTTTCGATAGAACTGATGAATAATGATTTAGAACTTGATGTTAAAGTGCCGTGTCAATTAAACATTTATGATCAGGATAAGTTATTAGGTAGTGCCTTATTTGATTTAGTCTTTTTCGAACCAGCAGTAAAGAATACTCGAAAAAAAGAATCCGTTCATGTCAAAACAGTACCAACTGCTTCACAAGTGAGAATGATTGCTCATCGAGGACTGAGTTTATTAGCACCTGAAAATACATTGCCTGCTTATGAATTAGCAGGAAAATACGGATACTATGGGGCTGAATGTGATATTCATGAAACAAAGGACAAAGAATTTATTTTATTACATGACGACTTGTTAAATCGGACGACAACAGGTAGCGGGAAGCCGGAACATTACACACTTGAGGAATTGAAGGCCTTGTTAGTCAATGAAGGACATCAAATCAAGAATTATCCACATTTAAAGATTCCAACATTACAAGAGTTTTTAATGGTTTGTAAAAGATCAGGACTTGTTCCCGTTATTGAAATTAAAGATATGAAATCTGATTCTGTGAGTCATTTATTAAAAATCATTCGACAGTTTGAAAATTTAAGTCACGTCATCATCATTTCTTTTTCAAAAGAAATTGTCACCGAAGTTCGAAAGCAAAGTGATGAGATTCAAATTCAGTGGTTAGCTGATCTAACATCTGAAAATATCGATTATTGTGCCAACTATCAAATGGGCATCGATAGTTCTAAAAAGAAAGTGTCTAAGGAAATGATTGATTATGCTCACTCAAAAGGAGTCATGGTCAATACGTGGACTGTTGATTCTGGTGAACAGATGCAAGATTTAATTAAGATGGGCGTTGATTTTATTAGTACAAACATTTTGATGCATCGTCATTTACTCAGAAGTAGTGGGAAAGTTAAGAGTTACATACTAGACAATCGTGTGAGTTATCTAGCTTGTTTACATCCAAGTATTAATAAGGATGGGGACAATCGATGGAAGTGGCATAAAAGTGGAATTTTAGAGATTAAAGGTAATCATGAGGCAAAGAAAATACTACAGCTGAAATTACCTGCGATGAACATAGGGGATGTGGTAAGTGTCTCATTCTTTTATCGATACATAGGTGGGGACGAAGTGTCAGTTGCATTAGAATATATTGAATCCGATGGAATTTCTTTAATTGAGCGTCGAATGAACACAGAATCAGTGGATGATTGGCGATTTTTTGAGAGTCAGTTGATTGTCTTAAACGATGTGACGGGAATGAAAGATTACTATAATCTTTTAATCGGATCTTGGCAAATGAGTTCGTCACATTTCATGATTCGAGATGTCCGAGTTAAAGTGGATTATATGTAA
- a CDS encoding Rrf2 family transcriptional regulator: MQLSKFSDYSFRALIYLAKHTDQLCTVEELATALNTSEHHMKKVIHQLAKTEYITSIKGRGGGLKLSKNPSDINLGEVLKMTEDHMNLIECFNHSQSCPLLSSGCKLKRIASKALHQFIHEFSQHTLDDLL; the protein is encoded by the coding sequence ATGCAATTATCTAAGTTTAGTGATTATAGTTTTCGTGCGTTAATTTATTTAGCCAAGCATACGGATCAGTTGTGCACAGTAGAAGAATTAGCAACTGCATTAAATACATCAGAACATCATATGAAAAAAGTCATTCATCAGTTAGCAAAAACTGAATATATCACCTCGATTAAAGGTCGAGGAGGGGGATTAAAGCTTAGCAAAAATCCATCCGATATTAACTTAGGAGAGGTTTTGAAAATGACCGAGGATCATATGAATCTGATTGAGTGCTTTAATCATTCACAAAGTTGTCCCTTGTTATCATCTGGATGTAAACTTAAACGGATTGCATCAAAGGCACTTCATCAATTCATTCACGAATTCTCTCAACATACATTAGATGACTTATTATAA